In a single window of the Candidatus Flexicrinis proximus genome:
- a CDS encoding PAS domain S-box protein: MPRTFDSSLRRITLLWLFSLAVIAVLALSSDILINNTATRSETFADFVNVAGRQRMWTSQIALQATQLVMADSATARATYVRRLRQSVDTMRIEYDQIRRETAQIPAAVRLFEEGEQALNRLTAAYWEACEALLSLPGDQATAQSEPYTRIADNSQILLIQMDGVVRALIDYNTLSKRALQQINTLRVLAVMVILAVQFAFVFRPAIARIRQRANALETEIVERKRAEAELRASESRFRSLVETAPVGIFQSDAQGTITWVNTRWKELMGLTGDESLGMKWRETIHADDRDRVLDAITLKTEVTPNAMADYRIMRGDGSTLTLHATATPLLTAQGETGGILGTIMDITQRKVAEERALKLEAERQRIRVLGEFIRDTSHDLRTPLTVIKSGLYFIRRLTDLDRIRERAVQIDEQVDYLNIVIDQLQEMATLDSLADLTLVTLDIGPLLQDAVQDAYFKKRETPAAVEVDIAKDLPPAYAAPDRLISAFRAVLDNARRYTPAGGLIKVQARAEDGQVVITVADNGIGIPSDQLARVFERFYKVDSARGIGGGAGLGLPIARRIIDLHGGRITLESALGQGTTVRLMLRAAVS, from the coding sequence ATGCCTCGCACGTTCGACAGTTCGTTACGCCGCATCACGCTGTTATGGCTTTTCAGCCTGGCGGTGATCGCGGTGCTTGCGCTGTCCAGCGATATTCTGATCAACAACACGGCCACGCGCAGCGAAACGTTTGCCGATTTCGTCAATGTCGCGGGGCGCCAGCGGATGTGGACGTCGCAGATCGCGCTGCAGGCGACGCAGCTTGTGATGGCTGACAGCGCCACGGCACGGGCAACCTATGTGCGCCGCCTGCGCCAGTCGGTGGACACCATGCGGATCGAATACGATCAAATCCGCCGGGAAACGGCACAAATACCGGCGGCGGTCAGGCTGTTCGAGGAGGGCGAGCAGGCCCTCAACCGCCTGACCGCCGCGTACTGGGAGGCGTGCGAAGCCCTGCTTTCGCTGCCGGGCGACCAGGCTACAGCACAATCCGAACCCTATACCCGCATCGCCGACAACTCGCAAATCCTGCTGATTCAGATGGACGGGGTTGTCCGCGCGCTGATCGATTACAACACGCTGTCGAAACGGGCGCTTCAGCAGATCAATACCCTGCGCGTGCTGGCGGTGATGGTAATTCTGGCTGTGCAGTTCGCGTTCGTGTTCCGGCCGGCGATTGCGCGGATCCGTCAGCGGGCCAACGCGCTGGAGACGGAAATCGTCGAACGGAAACGCGCCGAGGCAGAGCTGCGGGCAAGCGAGTCGCGTTTCCGGTCGCTGGTTGAAACCGCACCCGTCGGCATCTTCCAGAGCGACGCGCAAGGGACGATTACATGGGTCAATACGCGCTGGAAAGAACTGATGGGGCTGACCGGCGACGAGTCGCTGGGCATGAAGTGGCGGGAAACGATCCATGCCGACGACCGCGATCGCGTGCTTGATGCGATCACGCTCAAGACCGAGGTGACGCCCAATGCGATGGCCGATTACCGGATCATGCGCGGCGACGGATCGACGCTGACGCTGCACGCGACGGCGACGCCGCTCCTGACCGCGCAGGGGGAGACGGGCGGCATCCTGGGCACGATCATGGATATTACCCAGCGTAAGGTCGCCGAAGAACGCGCGCTGAAGCTGGAGGCCGAACGCCAGCGCATCCGTGTGCTGGGAGAGTTCATCCGCGATACGTCGCATGACCTGCGGACGCCGCTCACGGTGATCAAATCCGGGCTGTACTTCATCCGTAGGCTGACCGACCTCGACCGGATCCGCGAACGGGCCGTGCAGATTGATGAGCAGGTCGATTACCTGAACATCGTGATCGATCAACTGCAGGAGATGGCGACCCTTGACTCGCTGGCGGACCTGACGCTGGTGACGCTGGACATCGGGCCGCTGCTGCAGGATGCTGTGCAGGACGCGTATTTCAAGAAACGGGAGACGCCGGCGGCCGTAGAGGTTGACATCGCCAAAGATCTGCCGCCGGCATACGCGGCGCCCGACCGGCTGATCAGCGCGTTCCGAGCCGTGCTGGACAATGCGCGGCGCTATACGCCGGCGGGTGGGCTGATTAAGGTGCAGGCCCGCGCAGAGGACGGACAGGTTGTGATCACGGTGGCGGACAACGGGATCGGTATTCCATCTGACCAACTGGCGCGGGTATTCGAGCGCTTCTATAAGGTCGACAGCGCGCGGGGAATCGGCGGCGGCGCAGGGCTGGGGTTACCGATTGCCCGGCGCATCATCGACCTGCACGGCGGAAGAATCACGCTGGAGAGCGCATTGGGGCAGGGTACGACGGTCCGGTTGATGCTGCGCGCCGCCGTGTCGTAA